CCACGACCAAAAACTCGTCCTGCGCTCCGACGGCACCTCTGTCTATATCACGCAAGACCTCGGCACGGCGCAAATGCGCCACGCGGAACTGGGCTGCGAACGCTACGTCTATGTCGTGGCCGATGAGCAGAATTACCATTTCCAAGTCTTGTTCGAGATTCTAAAACGCCTTGGCGAGCCTTACGCCGAAGGGCTGCACCACCTTTCCTACGGCCTCGTGGAGCTGCCGACAGGCCGCATGAAAACCCGCGAAGGCACGGTGGTGGATGCCGACGACCTCATCGCCGAGGTCATACGCTTGGCCAACGAGCAGGCTTCGGAGCGTGGCGAGATAGAGGGCGTTTCGCCAGCAGAGCGGCAGGAAAACCTGCGCCGCGTGGGCATGGGGGCGCTCAAATTTTTCATCGTGAAAGTCCATCCGCACAAAAAGATGATATTCAACCCCGAAGAGTCGGTGGATTTGCAAGGACAGACGGGGCCTTACATCCAGTACAGTTACGTCCGCATCAACGGCCTCATGCAACGGGTTGAAAAAGAGAAAGTTGACTTGTCGAAGACTAGCGCCTACGGCGATATTCAGCCGCAGGAAAAGGAACTGCTTGTGGCTCTGCACGACTACCCGAACGTGGTGCTGAAAGCCGCCGAAGGGTACGACCCCTCGCTCGTCGCCAACTTCTGCTACGACTTGGCGAAGAAATACCACCGCTTTTGGCACGACCTTTCGATTTTCAATGCTGACACGGCAGAGGCAAAGGCGTTTCGCCTGACCTTGAGCCGTTCGGTGGGGCAAGTGTTGAAATCAGGAATGGGCTTGCTGGGGGTGGAGATGCCGGAGCGGATGTAAAAGAAACTCCTCGCAAAAGCGCAAAGACGCGTATTTTTTTGGGAACATCTGCCAAGGGGGGCTTCTCCACGCTTCCGCGAAAAAATCAAAAGAAAAACCGCGCCCCGATACCTCCACCCATATCGAAATTGGTGTCCGGTACGAGGTCGAGCCGTGGCGTGAGTTGAATAAAAATATCGAAGCGGTCAATCTCCACGTTCAGGCCAAAATTGCCGCTCAAGCCCACCACCGTTTCGTCGTCCTTATCCCGGCGGTTGCGCTCGCGCACACCCACATAGCCTCCCGGCCCGTAGTAAAAGTTGAATTTAGGGCTGGTGCTCAGCGGTTTGAAAAACAAACCATGCACGTTCACGAAAAAAAAATTGCGGTCGCGGTCACTGAAATCCCAAGCGAAAAGAAAGTCGAGTCGCATCGGCTTGGTGCCGCGAAAGTGAAGATTAAGCCCGGTGGGGTCGCCAGCCTGAAAGCCAACCCCGACGTTTTGCGCGTGCAGGGTGTTGAAAGACGCTAAAAGAATGAAACCACAAAAAAGCGGAAAAAGGAGGTTGTATTTTTTCATAATTGCCGGAATTTGCGCCGCAAAAGTAAACGCTGTTTGCTTGAGTGCCATTGTTGAACAACATTTCGGGAAGCGGATTCAAACGAATGTGTCTCCCACTCCAATCCACTCTGCTTTTTTGCCAAATAAATCTATCACACCACAATACAGTGCCTGCGGCACTGCCTCCGTTCCGCCATGTACTCAGATATCGAGATTGCTCAAAAAGCAACTTTGCAGAAAATCACACAGCTCGCAGAAGAAAAATTGGGAATCCCTGAAACAGCCCTCGAACCTTATGGTCGCTACAAAGCAAAAATTTCCCTCGATTATCTCGCCGCTCTTCCTCCGCGCCCCGACAGCAAATTGATTCTTATTTCAGCCATCAACCCAACGCCTGCCGGCGAGGGCAAGACACTCACCTGCATTGGTTTGGGCGACGCGCTCAACCGCATTGGCAAACAAACCGTCATCTGCCTGCGCGAGCCAAGCCTCGGCCCCGTATTCGGCATGAAAGGCGGCGCGGCAGGCGGTGGCTATTCACAGGTGGTGCCGATGGAGGATATTAATCTTCATTTCACGGGCGATTTCAACGCCATCGCACTGGCCAACAACCTGCTCGCGGCCTTGATAGACAATCACATCCACCACGGCAACGCGCTCGGCATTGACGTGCGCCGCATCACATGGAAAAGGGTGATGGACATGAACGACCGCGCCCTGCGCCGCATGGTGGTGAGTCTCGGCGGCACGGGCAACGGCTTTCCACGCGAAGACGGTTTCGACATCGTGGTGGCATCCGAAGTCATGGCTATTTTTTGCCTGGCCACTTCGTTGCAGGATTTGAAGGAACGCCTCGGCAACATCGTCGTGGCTTACACCCGCGACCAACAACCAGTGCGGGCACGCGACCTGAACGCGCACGGCGCCATGGCAGTCTTGCTCAAAGACGCGCTGCAACCGAACCTGGTGCAAACCCTCGAACACACGCCCGCTTTGCTGCACGGCGGCCCATTCGCCAACATCGCGCATGGCTGCAACTCCGTGCTGGCCACCAAAAACGCCCTCAAACTCGCCGACTATGTGGTGACGGAAGCTGGCTTTGGCGCTGATTTGGGCGCCGAAAAATTCATAGACATCAAGTGCCGAAAAAGCGGCCTGCGCCCGCACGCGGTCGTGATTGTCGCCACTGTTCGGGCGCTCAAATATCACGGTGGCGCCGATGCCGAGAACCTCAACCGGGAAGACTTCGTCGCGTTGGGCAAAGGCTTCGCCAACCTCGAACGCCATCTCTCCAACATCCAAGACCACTTCGGCCTTCCGTGCGTGGTGGCAATAAATCACTTTTTGCACGATACGGAGGCAGAAATCAATTTGCTGCTGGAACGCTTGGCAGCGCGAAACACCCCCGCCGTGTTGGGCCGACATTGGGCGGAGGGAGGCAAAGGAGCGGAAGAACTGGCTCGCCGCGTGGTGGAAACCGTCGAAAACACCCCCAGCGATTTCCGCTTTCTCTATCCCGACGAAATGCCCCTTTGGGAAAAAATGAAAACCATCGCCACAAAACTCTACGGCGCCTCCGACATTATCGCAGACCCGGATGTGTTGTCGAAAATCAAAAAAATAGAAGCGCAGGGCTACAAAAATTTGCCCATCTGTGTCGCCAAAACCCAGTACTCATTTTCCACCGACCCGAAACTGCGGGGCGCCCCAAGCGGCCATGTGGTCAAAATCCGCGAAGTGCGGCTGGCCGCAGGCGCCGAGTTTGTCGTGATGATTTGTGGCGACATCATGACCATGCCGGGGCTGCCGAAGGTGCCTTCGTCCGAGAAAATTGACATTGACGAGCATGGGAAGGTGATGGGGTTGTTTTGAGGAAGCGCTTGGCTTTCACGCAAAATCCGAAGCCTATCGAAAGTAAACACAATAAAAAGTTTTAAAGGCCAGACAATTTCAAGAGTTTTGCGAAAAAGTTTGAAATGCAAATCAACACAAGATTGATACTCGGAGACTCGGCCAAGGAGTTGAAAAAACTAAACGATAACTCCGTAGACCTGATTTTCACTTCTCCTCCCTATGCCGACCAACGCAAATCCACTTATGGCGGCATCACCCCAGAAGAGTACGTCAATTGGTTTTTGCCGATTGGAGAAGAGCTGCTGCGCGTGTTGAAACCCGACGGCACTTTCATCCTGAACATCAAAGAAAAAGTGTCAGAGGGCGAGCGAAGCACTTATGTTTTGGAGTTGATTTTAGAGATGCGCAAACAAGGTTGGCTCTGGACAGAAGAATTCATCTGGCATAAAAAAAACAGTTACCCCGGAAAATGGTCGAATCGCTTTCGCGACAGTTGGGAAAGACTCTTGCAATTCAACAAAAACCGGAAGTTCAATATGTATCAGGACGAAGTGCGTGTTCCGGTCGGCGATTGGGCAAAAGGGCGTCTGCGCAATTTGAGCGCGACCGACCAACGTCGCGACAACGCCAAAAACGGCAGCGGATTTGGCAAAAACGTCTCCAATTGGGTCGGCAGGGAGTTGGTATATCCCACCAACGTGCTCCATCTCGCCACCGAATGCAGCAACAAGAATCACAGCGCAGCCTTCCCAAGGGAACTGCCCGAATGGTTTATCAAACTTTTCACGAAAGAAGGCGACACGGTGCTTGACCCCTTTGCCGGCTCTGGCACGACCCTCGAAGTGGCACAGCAAATGCGCCGGCATAGTATCGGCATCGAAATCGTTCCCGAATACTTCCAAATGATGCAGCGACAAATCGAACCCGTCAATCTTTATCTCTTTGAACCTGAATCGGTATATGAATCCACTCCATCTAAGTGACGTAGTTGAGTACGTTGAAAAGAACATTCCTGTTTTCCACGAAAAAAGGCTCGACAGTCTTATCAGTTTAAAACTTACCGATGTTCTGAAAAGAAAAAACCCATACCTATTTAGGGCAAAAAATGTCGCTACCGCCGAACAGATAGTCCGCAACATCGTGGATGCCCATTTGTCATCACACGAAGAAACCATCTTTGGCGACTGGCTGGAGGGCCTTGCCATTTTCGTCAATCAAAAAGTGTATGACGGGCGAAAATCCGGCATCCCGGGGATTGATTTGGAAGTTGACAAAGACAATGTTCGATACATCGTTTCTATCAAGTCTGGCCCAAATTGGGGAAACAGCCGCCAATTGGAAAAACTGAAACAAGATTTCAAAAACGCGAAAAAGACACTTCGAACAAGCAATTCAAACCTGAACGTAGTGGCGGTCAATGGCTGCTGCTATGGACGTGACAACAAGCCTGACAAGGGCGATTATTTCAAATACTGCGGACAAAGATTCTGGGAGTTCATCTCTGGTGATAAAAGACTTTACCTCGACATTATCGAACCCATAGGCAACAAAGCGAAAGAAAGGAACGAGGCTTTTGATACTGCCTATGCCGCAAAAATCAACACTTTTACCAGAGAATTTTTATCAGAATTTTGCACTTCCACGGGCCAGATTGATTGGGAAAAAATTGTGCGGGTAAACGCTGCCGAAGACTTGGCTGAATTGCCTACGCCCGAAAATTTCTTGGAGGAAATAGTCGTCGAATACTTGAAGACAGATAAAAAGAAAAAGAAAAAAAACATCCTCACCCGCTTCCCCCCCGAACCCAACGGCTACCTGCACATCGGCCATGCCACGAGCATCTGCCTCAATTTCAACCTCGCGCTGAAATACGGCGGCAAAACCAACCTTCGCTTCGACGACACAAACCCCGTCACCGAAGACACCGAGTATGTGGACAGCATCATCGCCGACGTGCGCTGGCTGGGCTTCCAGCCCGCCAATATCTTCTACGCCTCCGACTATTTTCAACAACTCTACGAGTGGGCTAAAGTCTTGATTCGGAAAGGAAAAGCCTACGTCGATTTTTCCACTGCCGAAGAAATCGCTGCGCTGAAAGGCACACCGACCGAGCCGGGCAAAGACAGCCCTTATCGCAACACTTCGCCCGAAGAAAACCTCGCCTTGTTTGAAAAAATGAAATCGGGCGAATTCCCTGACGGCCATTGCGTGCTCCGCGCCAAAATTGACATGGCCTCGCCCAACATGATTATGCGCGACCCACTGCTCTACCGCATCAAACACGCGCACCACCACCGCACGGGCAACGACTGGTGCATCTACCCGATGTACGACTGGGCGCACGGCCAAAGCGACAGCATCGAGCATATCACGCACAGTATCTGCACCTTGGAATTCGTGCCGCACCGCGAACTCTATGACTGGTGCATCGAACAACTCGGCATTTTCCCCTCCAAACAATACGAATTCGCACGCCGCAATCTTTCCTACGCCGTCACGAGCAAACGCAAACTCAAGCAACTCGTGGAGGAAGGTCATGTGCGGGGTTGGGACGACCCGCGTATGCCCACCATTTCGGGCTTCCGCCGGCGCGGCTACACACCCGAGAGCATCCGCGAATTTTGCGACCGCATCGGCGTGGGCAAACGCGAGATGGTGGCCGATATGTCGCTGCTCGAATTTTGCATCCGCGAGCACCTGAACAAAATCGCGCTGCGTCGCTTCGCCGTACTCGCTCCGCTCAAAGTAGTGATTACCAACTACCCGGAAGGCCAAGTGGAGCATCTCGAGACAGAAAACAACCCCGAAGACCCGGACGCGGGCGGTCGGCCTATCGCCTTTTCCAGAGAAATTTTCATCGAACACGACGACTTCATGGAAAATCCGCCGCCCAAGTATTTCCGCCTCTCGCCCGGCGGCATGGTGCGGCTCAAATCGGCCTACATCATTCATTGCGACGAAGTATTGAAAGATGCGAACGGCAACATCACGGCCCTACATTGTTCCTACATCCCGGAAAGCCGCTCCGGCAACGACACCTCCGGCCTCAAAGTGAAGGGGGTGATTCACTGGCTTTCAGCGGCTACGGCCAAGACCGCCGAAGTGCGGCTCTACGACCGCCTTTTTCAAGTGGAAGACCCGGCAGCCGAAGAGGATTTCAAATCCACGCTCAACCCAAATTCACTGCAAATCATTGATAATGCGCTGATTGAGCCTGCGTTGGCAGAAGCGAAGGCAGGCGAAAAATTTCAGTTCACGCGATTGGGCTATTTCTGCGTTGACCCTGATTCGACGCCGGGAAAGCCTGTGTTCAACCGCACGGTTACGCTGAAAGACGCTTGGGCGAAGGAGATGAAGAAGGCCAACTGACGAACGAAGTCGTTGCGCAAAGGGAATCCATTATGCGCTATTTTTAGTCTAAACCGACTATTTCTACGCCGAAATGCCATAAGAGCTGCATCTTCGACTTGCTTTCTCTTTGGGGACACTAAACTTTCTACGATATGCTAAACCAATCAAAATTGCTTTTTTCTGCGGCTTTCTTAATGCTTTTTGCATTAACATCTCAAAGTCAAGCCCCCACTCCTTTCTGGAGTGAGGATTTTACCAATGGATTCCCTGCGGGTTGGACGACCACCGACGCATCTGGCCAAAACATTCTCTGGACATGGTGCCCAGACCCCTTGCTTGGGAACTCAAACGCTGGCTGCTCGCCCATTTTCAACGATGGCATCAATCTGCAAGAGCCTTTCAAAGCGACAACCAGCTCCACCGGATTCATGACTTTGGAC
This genomic interval from Saprospiraceae bacterium contains the following:
- a CDS encoding formate--tetrahydrofolate ligase, which gives rise to MYSDIEIAQKATLQKITQLAEEKLGIPETALEPYGRYKAKISLDYLAALPPRPDSKLILISAINPTPAGEGKTLTCIGLGDALNRIGKQTVICLREPSLGPVFGMKGGAAGGGYSQVVPMEDINLHFTGDFNAIALANNLLAALIDNHIHHGNALGIDVRRITWKRVMDMNDRALRRMVVSLGGTGNGFPREDGFDIVVASEVMAIFCLATSLQDLKERLGNIVVAYTRDQQPVRARDLNAHGAMAVLLKDALQPNLVQTLEHTPALLHGGPFANIAHGCNSVLATKNALKLADYVVTEAGFGADLGAEKFIDIKCRKSGLRPHAVVIVATVRALKYHGGADAENLNREDFVALGKGFANLERHLSNIQDHFGLPCVVAINHFLHDTEAEINLLLERLAARNTPAVLGRHWAEGGKGAEELARRVVETVENTPSDFRFLYPDEMPLWEKMKTIATKLYGASDIIADPDVLSKIKKIEAQGYKNLPICVAKTQYSFSTDPKLRGAPSGHVVKIREVRLAAGAEFVVMICGDIMTMPGLPKVPSSEKIDIDEHGKVMGLF
- a CDS encoding site-specific DNA-methyltransferase, giving the protein MQINTRLILGDSAKELKKLNDNSVDLIFTSPPYADQRKSTYGGITPEEYVNWFLPIGEELLRVLKPDGTFILNIKEKVSEGERSTYVLELILEMRKQGWLWTEEFIWHKKNSYPGKWSNRFRDSWERLLQFNKNRKFNMYQDEVRVPVGDWAKGRLRNLSATDQRRDNAKNGSGFGKNVSNWVGRELVYPTNVLHLATECSNKNHSAAFPRELPEWFIKLFTKEGDTVLDPFAGSGTTLEVAQQMRRHSIGIEIVPEYFQMMQRQIEPVNLYLFEPESVYESTPSK
- a CDS encoding glutamine--tRNA ligase/YqeY domain fusion protein, which produces MNPLHLSDVVEYVEKNIPVFHEKRLDSLISLKLTDVLKRKNPYLFRAKNVATAEQIVRNIVDAHLSSHEETIFGDWLEGLAIFVNQKVYDGRKSGIPGIDLEVDKDNVRYIVSIKSGPNWGNSRQLEKLKQDFKNAKKTLRTSNSNLNVVAVNGCCYGRDNKPDKGDYFKYCGQRFWEFISGDKRLYLDIIEPIGNKAKERNEAFDTAYAAKINTFTREFLSEFCTSTGQIDWEKIVRVNAAEDLAELPTPENFLEEIVVEYLKTDKKKKKKNILTRFPPEPNGYLHIGHATSICLNFNLALKYGGKTNLRFDDTNPVTEDTEYVDSIIADVRWLGFQPANIFYASDYFQQLYEWAKVLIRKGKAYVDFSTAEEIAALKGTPTEPGKDSPYRNTSPEENLALFEKMKSGEFPDGHCVLRAKIDMASPNMIMRDPLLYRIKHAHHHRTGNDWCIYPMYDWAHGQSDSIEHITHSICTLEFVPHRELYDWCIEQLGIFPSKQYEFARRNLSYAVTSKRKLKQLVEEGHVRGWDDPRMPTISGFRRRGYTPESIREFCDRIGVGKREMVADMSLLEFCIREHLNKIALRRFAVLAPLKVVITNYPEGQVEHLETENNPEDPDAGGRPIAFSREIFIEHDDFMENPPPKYFRLSPGGMVRLKSAYIIHCDEVLKDANGNITALHCSYIPESRSGNDTSGLKVKGVIHWLSAATAKTAEVRLYDRLFQVEDPAAEEDFKSTLNPNSLQIIDNALIEPALAEAKAGEKFQFTRLGYFCVDPDSTPGKPVFNRTVTLKDAWAKEMKKAN